A genomic stretch from Serratia entomophila includes:
- a CDS encoding sugar ABC transporter substrate-binding protein: protein MKLKKLIVTSVLMCMLPASVLAKDIKIGVSMAYFDDNFLTILRQSMQNKMKADGNVSGQFEDAKGDIAQQIQQIENFVSQGVDAIILNPVDTQGVKPMIKLAEQAKIPLVFVNRKPEVTLPAGMAYVGSDSKLAGKLQMEELAKLMNGKGNVMILMGELSSEATRDRTRGVEEVAAKYPGIKIIDKQTAKFFRKEAVDVTTDWILSGQQIDAIASNNDEMAIGAILALKQAKKSGVLVAGVDGTPDALEFIKKGDLALSVFQDAKGQGEGAVQAAIQLVQGQKVESNVLIPYQLITKANYQEFADKNRK, encoded by the coding sequence ATGAAGCTGAAGAAACTGATCGTCACCTCGGTATTGATGTGCATGCTGCCAGCCAGCGTCCTGGCGAAAGATATCAAGATCGGCGTTTCCATGGCCTATTTCGATGACAACTTCCTCACCATCCTGCGCCAGTCGATGCAAAACAAAATGAAGGCCGACGGCAACGTCAGCGGGCAGTTCGAGGATGCTAAGGGTGATATTGCCCAGCAGATCCAACAGATTGAAAACTTCGTCAGCCAGGGCGTTGACGCCATCATTCTGAACCCGGTGGATACCCAGGGCGTCAAACCGATGATCAAGCTGGCCGAACAGGCCAAGATCCCGTTGGTGTTCGTCAATCGCAAACCTGAAGTGACGCTGCCGGCGGGCATGGCCTATGTGGGGTCCGACTCCAAGCTGGCCGGCAAGCTGCAGATGGAAGAGTTGGCGAAGCTGATGAACGGCAAGGGCAACGTGATGATCCTGATGGGCGAGCTGTCCAGCGAAGCCACCCGCGACCGCACGCGCGGTGTGGAAGAGGTGGCGGCCAAATATCCGGGCATCAAGATTATCGACAAACAGACCGCCAAGTTCTTCCGCAAAGAGGCGGTGGATGTCACCACCGACTGGATCCTGTCCGGGCAGCAGATCGACGCCATCGCCTCCAATAACGACGAAATGGCCATTGGCGCCATTCTGGCGCTCAAGCAGGCCAAAAAATCCGGCGTGCTGGTGGCCGGGGTCGACGGCACCCCCGACGCGCTGGAGTTCATCAAGAAGGGCGATCTGGCGCTGAGCGTGTTCCAGGACGCCAAAGGCCAGGGCGAAGGCGCGGTGCAGGCCGCCATTCAGCTGGTGCAAGGCCAGAAGGTGGAAAGCAACGTGCTGATCCCGTATCAGCTGATCACCAAGGCCAACTATCAGGAATTCGCCGACAAGAACAGAAAGTAA